From Thalassovita sp.:
ACGTTTTAGCGAGATCACCGAAGAAACCGGCTTTTTCCAACCCTTGGGCGCGCGCCACTGTGCCGGCTTCGTGGATGAAAAGCCGATCCTCTTGGTCACCTTTGAAACCCGTCAGGGCATTCAGGCTCTTTCCGAAAGTGCACAACCGCTGGGCTGGGATTTCGCCCGTTCGCTGGGCTGGTCCCACCTGTCCGTGATCAGCGACGGCGACACTTGGTTCCGCGCGCCAGAAGTCTATGGTTTCTTTGACCAGCTGATTGATGACGGGTTTTTTGAGGAATTTGACCGGGTGATTTTCTATGGCGCGGGCCCCTGTGGCTATGCCGCCGTAGCCTTCTCGGTCGCCTCCCCCGGCGCGCATGTGCTGGCGATCCAGCCACAGGCCACGCTGGACCCGCGCGTCACCGAATGGGACAATCGCTTTGTTGAGATGCGCCGCACGTCATTTACTGATCGTTTTGGCTACGCGCCCGATATGATGGATGCCGCACAACAGGGCTACGTGCTTTATGACCCGCGCGAAGAGCTGGACGCGATGCATGCCGCGCTGTTCACCCGCCGTAATGTCACCAAGCTGCGCCTGCCCAATATGGGCAGCGCGTTGCAGTCGGATCTGCTGAGCATGGAACTGCTGTTCCCGATCCTGCAGGCGATTGGCGAGGATCGCTTTAGCGAAGAAGAGTTCGCCCGCCTCTACCGCGCCCGCCGTGACTATCCCCGGTATCTGCGTGGCTTGATCGCACGTATGGATGCGGCTGAACGGCCTTGGATGGCCGCAATGGTCTGCCGCAATGTGACCAGCCGCATGCGCGCCCCACGGATCCGCCGCCGCCTTGACGCGTTGGAGGCTGCAGCCCGCGAAGGCAAAATCCGCATCCCCGGGATTGAACCAGTTGCCTCATCACAGGCTGACCAGCCCGCGCCTGATGGCGGCGCAGAGGCATAAGCCGCTCTTAGGGCTCTAGCGCTTCGGCATAGATTTGTGTAAGCGCGGGGCCATGAGCACCTCCATCACCATTCCCCGCCCCGATGACTGGCACCTGCATCTGCGCGATGGCGCGATGCTGCAGGCCGTCCTGCCCGAAACCGCCCGCGATTTCGCCCGTGCGATCATCATGCCCAATCTGGTGCCGCCGGTGGTGACAGGCGCAGATGCCGCGGCCTACCGGGACCGCATTCTGGCCGCCCTGCCTGAGGGCATGGCGTTTGAACCCTTGATGACGCTCTACCTGACCGAAGACACCGACGCCGCAGACGTTGCCGCCGCCCATGCCAGCGGGCTGGTCAAAGCGGTGAAGCTGTACCCGGCAGGGGCGACCACCAACTCCTCCTCCGGTGTGACCAATTTTGACAAGGTGCGCCCGGTGCTGGAAAAGATGGCCGAGATCGGTCTGCCGCTCTGTACCCACGGCGAAGTCACCGACCACGACATCGATATCTTCGACCGTGAGGCCGTGTTCATCGACCGGGTTCTGGATCCGATCCGCAAGGCCACCCCGGGCCTGCGTGTGGTGATGGAACATATCACCACCGCCAACGCGGCAGATTATGTGCGCAGCCAGGACAAGGATTTGGGCGCCACGATCACCACGCACCACCTGATCATCAACCGCAACCACATCTTGGTCGGTGGGATCAAACCGCATTACTACTGCCTGCCCGTCGCCAAACGCGAAGAGCACCGGATCGCCCTGCGCGCCGCCGCGACCTCGGGCGATGCGCGCTTCTTCCTTGGCACCGACTCGGCGCCGCACACGGACGCCAACAAGCTGCAGCCCTGCGGCTGCGCGGGCTGTTTCACCGCCACCAACACCATGCCGCTGCTGGCGCATGTGTTTGAGGAAGAAGGCAAGCTGGAAAACCTCGCCAAGTTTGCCAGCGAAAACGGTCCGAACTTCTACCGCCTGCCGGTGAACCAGGGCACGCTGACCCTGACCAAAGGCGAGACGCCCACTGCTTTCCCGGAACAGATCGACACCCAAGACGGCCCCGTCACCGTGTTCGACCCCGGCTTCCCGGTGCATTGGAAAGTGGCTTAAGCGTTACGCTCGAGAACAAAAGGCTGCGCCTGCCGTTTCTGGCGCAGCCTCCCTTCCACAGCAACCCCTCTCGACATCGTCGCCATAGATCGGCTATCAGCGCGCGAGCTGCTGATCGCTTCAAAAAGGTGCTGCCCAGATGATCCCAACGTCCTACCCGTCCAAAGAAGAAATCGC
This genomic window contains:
- a CDS encoding phosphoadenosine phosphosulfate reductase: MLDAPNPLDTPLNGLKKAEWLERFSEITEETGFFQPLGARHCAGFVDEKPILLVTFETRQGIQALSESAQPLGWDFARSLGWSHLSVISDGDTWFRAPEVYGFFDQLIDDGFFEEFDRVIFYGAGPCGYAAVAFSVASPGAHVLAIQPQATLDPRVTEWDNRFVEMRRTSFTDRFGYAPDMMDAAQQGYVLYDPREELDAMHAALFTRRNVTKLRLPNMGSALQSDLLSMELLFPILQAIGEDRFSEEEFARLYRARRDYPRYLRGLIARMDAAERPWMAAMVCRNVTSRMRAPRIRRRLDALEAAAREGKIRIPGIEPVASSQADQPAPDGGAEA
- the pyrC gene encoding dihydroorotase, yielding MSTSITIPRPDDWHLHLRDGAMLQAVLPETARDFARAIIMPNLVPPVVTGADAAAYRDRILAALPEGMAFEPLMTLYLTEDTDAADVAAAHASGLVKAVKLYPAGATTNSSSGVTNFDKVRPVLEKMAEIGLPLCTHGEVTDHDIDIFDREAVFIDRVLDPIRKATPGLRVVMEHITTANAADYVRSQDKDLGATITTHHLIINRNHILVGGIKPHYYCLPVAKREEHRIALRAAATSGDARFFLGTDSAPHTDANKLQPCGCAGCFTATNTMPLLAHVFEEEGKLENLAKFASENGPNFYRLPVNQGTLTLTKGETPTAFPEQIDTQDGPVTVFDPGFPVHWKVA